In Leptospira ellinghausenii, the following proteins share a genomic window:
- a CDS encoding efflux RND transporter periplasmic adaptor subunit: MKLLKGLKHSFTSKILVTVFVLTSFFQMNCHTKNHEDKNALMATYPWKQDVIIDKNYVAQVKAIQRIEIRAFEKGYLTHIYMDEGKIVKKGQKLFQVMPMLVTAQYEKAKAEYESTQIEYENTEKLFKENVVSQTELSLIKARLKKNKAAMELAQVHLNLATVTAPFSGITDRLQVRLGSLVEEGTLLTTISDISKLWVYFNVSEKDYLNFSNARRSGDKPLKVKFLMANGEYFNQEGNADTIEGEFDSETGTIPFRATFPNPERLLRHGETGNVVIKENLKEALLIPQKATFEVLDKRYVYTISSKGKLKSTEIKVSHEIPHLFVVESGITDSDIILLEGLGKVHDGDTVKFNIETRENVMKSFELQAH, from the coding sequence ATGAAACTTCTCAAAGGGCTTAAGCACTCTTTCACTTCAAAGATACTGGTTACAGTATTTGTATTAACATCTTTTTTTCAAATGAATTGTCATACAAAGAACCATGAAGATAAAAACGCACTCATGGCCACGTATCCATGGAAACAAGATGTAATTATTGATAAAAACTATGTAGCGCAAGTGAAAGCAATCCAACGTATCGAAATCAGAGCATTCGAAAAAGGATATTTAACCCATATCTATATGGATGAAGGTAAGATCGTAAAAAAAGGTCAGAAACTTTTCCAAGTAATGCCTATGTTAGTTACTGCACAATACGAAAAAGCAAAAGCAGAATACGAATCAACACAAATCGAATATGAGAATACTGAGAAGTTATTCAAAGAAAACGTTGTTTCCCAAACAGAATTATCTCTTATCAAAGCCAGATTGAAAAAAAATAAAGCTGCTATGGAATTAGCGCAAGTTCACTTAAATTTGGCAACTGTAACTGCTCCATTCTCTGGGATCACGGATCGACTCCAAGTTCGACTTGGAAGTTTAGTGGAAGAAGGAACTCTTTTAACTACAATCTCTGACATTTCAAAACTTTGGGTATATTTCAATGTTTCAGAAAAGGATTACCTAAACTTTTCCAATGCCCGCAGATCAGGGGACAAACCATTAAAAGTTAAATTTTTAATGGCAAATGGTGAATACTTCAATCAAGAAGGAAACGCTGACACGATCGAAGGAGAATTCGATAGTGAAACAGGAACCATTCCTTTTAGAGCAACCTTTCCAAATCCAGAAAGATTATTACGTCATGGAGAAACGGGAAATGTTGTGATCAAAGAAAATTTAAAGGAAGCCTTACTCATTCCACAAAAGGCTACTTTTGAAGTATTAGATAAACGTTATGTATACACAATATCAAGTAAAGGTAAGTTAAAATCGACTGAGATAAAAGTCTCACACGAAATTCCTCACTTGTTTGTCGTAGAATCTGGTATTACTGACAGCGACATCATCCTTTTAGAAGGTCTTGGTAAAGTTCATGATGGTGATACTGTGAAATTTAACATCGAAACTCGTGAGAACGTCATGAAAAGTTTCGAGTTACAGGCTCACTAG